GCCATACGTTCCGTCATTCCTTTGCGACGCACCTCCTTGAAGATGGGTACGACATTCGGACCGTACAAGAGCTACTGGGACACAGGGACGTGAGCACCACCATGATCTATACGCATGTCCTGAATCGAGGTGGGCGCGGTGTGTGCAGCCCCGCAGATCGGCTCGGTTGAGCCTCCCTGAGCCGCTGGTCAGACGGAGATAGGCTACGGGCCAATAGGGTGATAGGCCGCCGGGCAGGCGGGGTTCTCTGGAACGGCTCAAATTGACACCCTCATGTATTTCACGGAGAATCCGGCAGATTTCGCGCGGTTCGGGATGAGGAACGACGCGAGATAGGCCGCCAGAACGCGCAGTGCCTTGTCGGCTCACTTAATAGTTAGACGGCGAGCGGGGCAGAACCATGTTCTGGTACCTGCAATGATTTGCTGCTCAAGCCACGCGCATCCGTGGGATACCTTTGCGATGTCCAAGACATGGTGTCCAAGCGGCCTGCGATGCCTCATCGTCGGGGAAAGCCCGAGCGAACCGTACTTCTACGACGCGCACCGACGGGCGGCTATCCAAACCATGCTGCTGGAAGATCTGCACTCGCATGAGCTCATCGCACAACCCGACCTCCCCGCGTTCCGCGATGCTGGATTCCTCTTCGACCATGCCATCCGCTGCTTGCTCCCACAGCCTGTGGTTAAGCAGGAATGGCGCCGGGCGAAAACGTATTCATCCAAGCGCGCTGAGGCAGCGACACACCTTCAGCCCCTCCTATCCGTCGCGACCAAGGTATGGGTCATGGGCTACATCGCTCGGAACGCCGTCGCCGCTCTATGCCGTGAATTTCCGCGGGACCGCTGCGGCATCACCGAGGCACCGTATCCATGCAGGGTAGCCAACGCACCGCGATTCTTCGTCTCACGGTATCTGCTTCACGCCAGCATCGGTGAGCGCATCGTCATCGCACGCAGGCTGCATCGCTTTCTTGACGAAGAGGGTTCTAAGACATGCGCTTAATGTATCGCCGTCTAACAGCGCGTTGCAGCGGACTGCCGCGGGAGCGTGGCGCCGTTTCAGGAGCTGTGGTATCAGGGACGGCAGCCGCTGAGCGCGAGCGTTAGACCTCACCAGGGGAGTACGCGTAGAATTCGACTATGCAGTTCGCATGGGACCCCATCAAGGCGAGAAAGAATCTGGTTAAACACGGGGTTTCATTTGACGAAGCTGCCAGCGTGTTTCACGATCCACTCGCGGCGACAGGCGCCGACCCTGATCACTCCGAAAGTGAAGAACGGATGGTCACCTTTGGCATGTCATCAGCCGGCCGGCTCTTAGTCGTTGCCCACACCGAGCGCAGGAATGCGATCCGCATCATTAGTGCCCGTGTGGTAACCCAACAGGAAAGGCGCATTTATGAAGAAGGGTAGTTCCAAAGCCCATGAGCTTCGGTCTGAGTACAAGCGATCCGACTTCGGGAAGCTGGAGCGTGGCAAGTATTATGAGCGTGTCAAGTCGAGCTCCAACGTAGTGGTTCTGGATGCTGACGTGGCGAAGGTCTTTCCCAACTCAGCGTCGGTCAACAAGGCGCTGCATTCCCTCGTCGAAGTTGCGCAGAAGGCATCGGGTCTAACACGTCGTTCAATCGGACGCGGCCAACGGCGCCGCGCCGGCTAACTCCGCGTTATGCCGCTTGACCACCATCGCCGCTGAACGAGGAGCCTGAGTGTCCGAGAAGGAGGCCACAGCCCGAATCAAGATCAACAAGCTGCTCGAAGCAGCGGGCTGGCGCTTCTTCCGTGATGGCAGCGGCCCGGCCAACATCCGCCTTGAGCCGACCGGCGGAACAAGCGGGGTCAGATCTTGTTTTGTGCGTGTCGATGAGCTAGATTCGGTGACATGGTGCGTCCGCCTCGCCTTGCATTTCCGGGGACGCTGCATCAACGTTGGGGTCAGGCATGAGTATTGACTTATGGAGCGGATGACGCACGTGGGTCCATTGAGCCCGCATTCTACCTCAGCCCCGCAAGTCCAGCCTTTTTCTTAATCAGGTCTTGTCTTTGTCATCTTCCTGCCAAGCCACAACCTCTGTGGATTGAAGAAAAGGGGACATTCTGGATTTTCGTGACCGACTCCTCTGATGTTGGAGCCGGAAAAGCAGCGTTGGACCATTGTTGGACCCTCAAGCCCTCCCGCCGTCAACATCGACCCACGCTTGCGCGATCCCTTTGGATGTGTTACATAGTAACACATGAAGGCCTCTACGGTTACGATCCGTCTCGATGCCAAGATCCAGCGCGAACTGGATCGCCTGAGCCGCCAACTGGGCCGCAGTCGCAGCGACATCGTTCGCGATGCGGTAAGGCGTCAAATCGCCCTACTGCGGTTCGAACGGTCTCGCCGGAAGCTCCTTCCCCTCGCCGAGGCGCAGGGCATTCTCACCGATGAGGACGTGTTCCGCATCGTGTCGTGAGAGTCTTCCTCGATACCAATGTGTTGGTGAGCGCGTACACGACACGCGGTATCTGCGCCGACCTGCTCCGCTATATCCTGGCTGAGCATGAGTTACTCACCGGTGAGGTGAATCTGGTTGAGCTTCGTCGAGTGTTGAGGGATCGGTTCCACGCATCGCCGGAACTGACGGCCACCATCGAGGCGGAGTTGCGCGATACGACGATCGTCCCCAAGCCCGGAACGCCATCCTTGCTTCCCATTCGTGATCAGGATGACCAGTGGGTGCTTGCATCGGCAATCGCGGGCCGAGCAGATCTCCTGGTCACTGGAGACCAAGACTTGTTGGCCGTCGCACCTCAATCTCCACTCGCCATTGTCGATCCGCGCGGTTGTTGGGATCGTCTCCGCAAGTAGGAATGGCCCATCGGATGAAACCAGCACCGAGACACGCGCGGTCTCGTTGCCTCTTTCCATACGCCTCCGCTCTATTCCTTGCCACGATAACCGCCGTCTCTGCCGCCGACCTTCCCCTCTTTGACGTCCACATCCACGACAACCATGACGCCTGGGAGTCGGTCTCGGCTAAAGAAGCGATTGCGCGTCCGAAAGAGGCTGGGGTCCTGCGGGCGCTCCTGTCGAGTTCCGGCGATGAGGGCGCACAAAGGCTCTCTGGCGAAACGCGCGATTCTGATCATTCCCGAGCTGCGGCCTTATCGGAACAACGGCGAAACGTCGACCTGGTTCCTCGATGAATCGACGATTCTATGTCACACCGACTCGAACGGCTGGTATTTCCCCGCGCATTCGCTAGAATAGCCTCGTGTCCGTCTTCGAACCCATATTTCAAATCCTGAATGCGGCGGGTGCACGGTACGTCGTGGTCGGTGGCCTTGCCACGCTGTTGCATGGATATGCTAGGCTGACGGCGGATGTCGATTTGGCCGTCGATCTCGCTCCGGAAGAAGTCAGAAAAACGATTCGGGCGTTGGGTGAGAAGGGGTTTCGACCGCAGGTTCCGGTGTCGGCGGAAAGATTTGCCGATCCGGCCGTGCGTGAAGAATGGTTCGCTGAGAAGCACATGCGCGCTTTTTCACTCGTCGATCCGACCAATCCCATGAGGGTCGTGGACCTCTTGCTGAAGCCGGAGGTGCCCTTTGATGAACTCCTGGCCCGCTCACAGGAAGCCCTCGTGGGCACGACAAAAGTCAGAATTGCCTCGCTGGACGATCTGATTCTATTAAAACGGCACGCTGGTCGGCCACAGGATTTGACCGACCTTGAGCAGTTGGAGGCGATCCGCAGACAGAAAGGCAATCGCTGACATGGCCGACAAGTCCGGGGGTTTGTCAGGAGAAGCGCAGGCGGATTGGCAAGCCAGCGATCAAAGCCTGCTTGCGGCCACATTGACGGCAACACCGGCTCAACGTCTGGCGTGGTTGGAAGAGGCGCTTCATCTGGCCTATGCGAGTGGCGCGTTGAAGCCAAGAAAGCCGATCAGCCAAGAAGAATGGGAGGCGATGGGCTCATCGCCTCGGTAATCGTGCGGGGCCGTGCTGAAAGGCAAGAAGACATGGCCATTGCAAGCATAAACGGCGTGCGGCTGTTCTACGAACTCACCGGTGGTGGGGAGATTCCGCTCGTCCTGGTGCATGGGTCGTGGGACTCTCACCACGATTGGGACCTTCTCGTTCCCCATTTGACCAAGTCCTGTCGCGTGCTCACCTACGATCGGCGTGGTCACAGCCAGAGCGAGCGTCTCCCGGGACAGGGCAGCGTGCGCGAAGACGTGGCCGACCTCGCTGCGTTGATCGAGGAGTTGCGACTCGCGCCGGCCTGGATAGCCGGAAACTCTTTCGGCGCCTCCATCACGCTGCGGTTGGCTGGTGAACGCCCCGATCTC
The DNA window shown above is from Nitrospira tepida and carries:
- a CDS encoding CopG family ribbon-helix-helix protein — translated: MKASTVTIRLDAKIQRELDRLSRQLGRSRSDIVRDAVRRQIALLRFERSRRKLLPLAEAQGILTDEDVFRIVS
- a CDS encoding BrnT family toxin, producing the protein MQFAWDPIKARKNLVKHGVSFDEAASVFHDPLAATGADPDHSESEERMVTFGMSSAGRLLVVAHTERRNAIRIISARVVTQQERRIYEEG
- a CDS encoding nucleotidyltransferase; the encoded protein is MSVFEPIFQILNAAGARYVVVGGLATLLHGYARLTADVDLAVDLAPEEVRKTIRALGEKGFRPQVPVSAERFADPAVREEWFAEKHMRAFSLVDPTNPMRVVDLLLKPEVPFDELLARSQEALVGTTKVRIASLDDLILLKRHAGRPQDLTDLEQLEAIRRQKGNR
- a CDS encoding putative toxin-antitoxin system toxin component, PIN family, with the protein product MRVFLDTNVLVSAYTTRGICADLLRYILAEHELLTGEVNLVELRRVLRDRFHASPELTATIEAELRDTTIVPKPGTPSLLPIRDQDDQWVLASAIAGRADLLVTGDQDLLAVAPQSPLAIVDPRGCWDRLRK